Proteins from a single region of Rhipicephalus sanguineus isolate Rsan-2018 chromosome 5, BIME_Rsan_1.4, whole genome shotgun sequence:
- the LOC125758607 gene encoding uncharacterized protein LOC125758607, which yields MKSKKKTASRKDDQAAATTHSSRHRRGQKDVAALLHSTPSRRTRASRKAQKPSSTGANVTPTPTPTPLEGHGAVPPPLQVQVYPTPFFGQLPVHQTYLMPSPQQSPVTYLAVGDVGSVGSEASLSTSAEAEAVLMLPRPGDMTNGAGMLYGEQVGEGAVPCSYPALVVRGRPKAALRYSEPSYDATATTTATTNSDWPARRRVIPDARNIRPGNVVQLKGILNLKGQRAADNGIAGVGPEPLLCMYQCTENMANETAPMPDEFCDLVYYQLDERYTFLEWPNSTCIRQLVLTASASKTRKYGITVHSTQGDESSEQLKTSTGVTQFIKLWKNNVRHHGLTFVSGTYGTLNTLARFNLNILGRFKSLQVAANSMTGQRGHRRYVLLGIQAWFANFSAEKVALAAVLKKISMSQPVNLLVVYTHIWHWPTTQCIVSGPTILSNNLHVPLPAMDTTVELVNAAEIPKYVTVLLSLSAIVSRFIMESGWDTVAMYGSQCVDREAVPYSNVCDGTNVLNPGIVPEASVAIAHVYKENGVTQATYETADTIKPKVDYAYRYLGRRNFGWAIHYLIGGKLNDSCPQLGMDGEDVVATAVLQTKKSWRRWRWMFPL from the exons ATGAAATCAAAAAAGAAGACCGCCTCTCGCAAGGATGACCAGGCCGCTGCGACCACTCATTCGTCCAGACATCGTCGGGGTCAGAAAGATGTGGCCGCGCTGCTGCACTCCACGCCCTCCAGAAGAACGCGCGCATCGCGCAAGGCGCAAAAGCCGTCGAGCACTGGCGCGAacgtgacgccgacgccgacgccgacgccactGGAGGGGCACGGCGCGGTGCCGCCGCCGCTTCAAGTACAAGTCTACCCGACACCGTTCTTCGGCCAGCTGCCCGTCCACCAGACGTACCTGATGCCGTCGCCGCAGCAGTCGCCCGTCACGTATTTGGCCGTCGGCGACGTTGGCAGCGTAGGAAGCGAGGCCAGCCTCTCGACGTCCGCCGAGGCTGAAGCCGTCCTCATGTTGCCCAGGCCGGGTGACATGACGAACGGCGCGGGCATGTTGTACGGG GAACAGGTCGGTGAAGGGGCAGTGCCTTGCAGCTACCCTGCCCTGGTGGTGCGGGGTCGGCCCAAGGCTGCCCTGCGTTACTCGGAACCGAGCTATGATGCCACGGCCACAACTACTGCCACCACCAACAGCGACTGGCCGGCGCGGCGCAGAGTCATTCCCGACGCCCGCAACATCAGGCCTG gtaATGTTGTCCAGCTTAAAGGTATCCTTAACTTGAAAGGCCAACGCGCAGCCG ACAACGGCATTGCAGGCGTAGGACCGGAGCCTCTGCTGTGCATGTATCAGTGCACCGAGAACATGGCGAACGAGACGGCGCCGATGCCGGACGAGTTCTGCGACCTCGTCTACTACCAGCTGGACGAGAGGTACACCTTTCTGGAGTGGCCCAATTCCACCTGCATACGGCAGCTCGTGCTCACTGCCTCGGCATCGAAGACGCGCAAGTACGGCATCACCGTGCACAGCAC GCAAGGCGACGAGTCGTCGGAACAACTGAAGACTTCCACCGGTGTGACACAATTTATTAAGCTTTGGAAAAATAACGTGAGACACCACGGGCTCACGTTTGTCAGCGGCACATACGGCACGTTGAACACGCTCGCACGCTTCAACCTCAACATTCTGGGC CGCTTCAAGTCACTCCAGGTTGCAGCAAACTCAATGACCGGCCAAAGGGGCCACCGCCGATACGTGCTATTGGGCATACAAGCGTGGTTCGCAAACTTTTCCGCGGAAAAAGTTGCCCTCGCTGCTGTCCTCAAGAAAATTTCCAT GTCGCAGCCAGTAAACCTGCTTGTCGTGTACACCCACATCTGGCACTGGCCCACTACGCAGTGCATCGTCTCCGGGCCGACCATTCTGAGCAACAACTTGCACGTGCCCCTCCCCGCTATG GACACAACCGTGGAGTTGGTGAACGCGGCGGAGATCCCCAAATACGTGACCGTGCTGTTGTCGCTGAGCGCGATAGTGTCCCGTTTCATAATGGAGTCCGGTTGGGACACTGTGGCGATGTACGGAAGCCAATGCGTCGACCGAGAAGCCGTGCCTTATTCTAAC GTCTGCGATGGAACCAACGTTTTGAATCCAGGCATAGTACCGGAAGCCAGTGTGGCCATTGCACACGTCTACAAGGAAAACGGAGTGACTCAGGCCACATACGAAACAGCGGACACGATTAAACCCAAG GTCGACTACGCCTACCGGTACCTGGGTCGCAGGAACTTCGGCTGGGCCATTCACTATCTCATCGGAGGCAAGCTGAACGATTCTTGCCCCCAGCTTGGCATGGACGGAGAGGACGTTGTCGCAACCGCCGTTCTGCAGACTAAGAAGTCTTGGAGACGGTGGCGCTGGATGTTCCCGCTTTGA
- the LOC119393734 gene encoding isoinhibitor K, whose protein sequence is MPRMSALAVLLVLAISLQDASAQGKPSLCYLPPSRGLCYAYFPSYYYDSSSGTCRNFIYGGCQGNENRFSSREECLQTCG, encoded by the exons ATGCCTCGAATGTCTGCCTTGGCGGTCTTGCTTGTACTGGCCATCTCCCTCCAGG ACGCCAGTGCGCAAGGCAAGCCCAGTCTCTGCTACCTTCCCCCTAGCAGGGGTCTGTGCTACGCCTACTTCCCGTCGTACTACTACGACAGCTCCTCCGGAACCTGCCGAAATTTCATCTAcggtggttgccaaggaaacgaaAACCGATTCTCCTCTAGAGAGGAATGTCTTCAAACCTGCGGTTAA